A window from Dermacentor albipictus isolate Rhodes 1998 colony chromosome 10, USDA_Dalb.pri_finalv2, whole genome shotgun sequence encodes these proteins:
- the LOC135910219 gene encoding uncharacterized protein, which produces MPNTARVHKLSPSPPATASAGASPKSDFSDAGDDILAAIALQEETTDRTAPAAAGDEDDQLSSVSQATAVASPALAGDRGERGQARLHEIEEEIQLYCSNAANKVSVAARSFIATRPNEIVHLFSDLRSDGSLERGAAVALRGELVEARREVAALQRRAIVAEGRLDGSIVMAPGPGSAGRDPGASAAAAGSGPGVPAAAAGAVSYTAALRASPAAGASGVGPAVAAGGRRRRSSTWPSSRPRHRRRHRRGMPCAC; this is translated from the coding sequence ATGCCCAATACTGCCAGAGTCCATAAGCTCTCGCCGTCTCCGCCTGCAACGGCCAGCGCGGGTGCGTCGCCGAAATCGGATTTTTCCGATGCCGGCGACGACATCCTCGCGGCAATCGCGTTACAGGAAGAGACCACGGACCGGACCGCGCCGGCTGCGGCGGGAGACGAAGACGACCAGCTGTCCTCGGTTTCCCAGGCGACCGCGGTGGCGTCTCCCGCGCTCGCGGGGGACCGCGGCGAGCGGGGGCAGGCTCGCCTGCACGAGATCGAGGAGGAAATCCAGCTATACTGCTCGAACGCTGCGAACAAGGTGTCCGTCGCTGCACGCAGCTTCATCGCGACCCGGCCCAACGAGATCGTCCACCTGTTCTCGGACCTGCGGTCGGACGGGTCGCTGGAGCGGGGTGCGGCCGTCGCCCTGCGTGGCGAGTTGGTTGAGGCGCGCCGGGAGGTCGCGGCGCTGCAGCGACGGGCCATAGTCGCCGAGGGGCGCCTCGACGGCTCTATCGTCATGGCACCCGGTCCTGGGAGTGCGGGACGCGATCCCGGCGCGTCCGCGGCGGCTGCCGGCTCGGGCCCTGGtgttccggccgcggcggcgggcGCCGTCAGCTACACCGCGGCGCTGAGGGCGTCGCCCGCGGCGGGGGCGAGCGGCGTCGGACCGGCCGTGGCGGCGGGCGGACGGCGCCGACGTTCGAGCACGTGGCCTTCCTCACGCCCACGGCACCGACGACGACACCGCCGCGGGATGCCCTGCGCCTGCTGA